A genomic stretch from Prionailurus bengalensis isolate Pbe53 chromosome E2, Fcat_Pben_1.1_paternal_pri, whole genome shotgun sequence includes:
- the BCL2L12 gene encoding bcl-2-like protein 12 isoform X3 — translation MAGSEELGLREDTLRVLAAFFRRGEAAGSPIPTPPRSPAQEEPTDFLSRLRRCLPCPLGRGAVPPESPRPCSLPLRPCYVSEPGPATPDFYALVAQRLEQLVQEQLRSPPSPELQGPPPTEKEALLRKLVALLEEEADVINQKLALDPALRGKLARLSAGSFARLVELFSCRESSPLPGRARPSLPCPGPPPPSPEPLARLALAMELSRRVAGLGGTLAGLSVEHVHSFAPWIQAHGGWEGILAISPVDLNLPLD, via the exons ATGGCAGGCTCGGAAGAGCTGGGGCTCCGGGAGGACACGCTGAGAGTCCTAGCGGCCTTCTTTAGGCGAGGTGAGGCCGCCGGGTCCCCCATTCCAACCCCACCCAG GAGTCCTGCCCAGGAGGAGCCAACAGATTTCCTGAGCCGTCTTCGAAGATGTCTTCCCTGCCCCCTGGGGCGAGGAGCAGTTCCTCCTGAGTCCCCTCGgccttgctccctgcccctccgccCATGCTATGTTTCAGAGCCTG GCCCAGCTACTCCGGATTTCTATGCTCTGGTGGCCCAGCGGCTAGAACAGCTGGTCCAAGAGCAACTGAGATCTCCACCTAGCCCAG AGTTACAGGGTCCCCCACCCACAGAGAAGGAAGCCCTGCTGCGGAAGCTGGTGGCCCTGCTGGAGGAAGAGGCAGACGTCATCAACCAGAAG cTGGCCTTGGACCCCGCCCTGCGCGGAAAGCTGGCCCGCCTCTCCGCGGGCTCCTTCGCCCGCCTAGTGGAGCTGTTCTCCTGCCGGGAGAGCAGCCCTCTGCCCGGTCGCGCACGCCCCTCCttgccctgccctgggccccctcCGCCTTCCCCGGAGCCCCTGGCCCGCCTGGCCCTGGCCATGGAGCTGAGCCGCCGCGTGGCCGGGCTGGGGGGCACCCTGGCCGGACTCAGCGTGGAGCACGTGCACAGCTTCGCGCCCTGGATCCAGGCCCACGGGGGCTGG GAGGGCATCCTGGCCATTTCACCCGTGGACTTGAACTTACCCCTGGACTGA
- the BCL2L12 gene encoding bcl-2-like protein 12 isoform X1 — protein MQCNPGVHPPVPSFTGAPMAGSEELGLREDTLRVLAAFFRRGEAAGSPIPTPPRSPAQEEPTDFLSRLRRCLPCPLGRGAVPPESPRPCSLPLRPCYVSEPGPATPDFYALVAQRLEQLVQEQLRSPPSPGEVHRGPGEGGGWKGWQSSAPSRILFCPPRVTGSPTHREGSPAAEAGGPAGGRGRRHQPEAGLGPRPARKAGPPLRGLLRPPSGAVLLPGEQPSARSRTPLLALPWAPSAFPGAPGPPGPGHGAEPPRGRAGGHPGRTQRGARAQLRALDPGPRGLGGHPGHFTRGLELTPGLRSSSEAATRLDLMSLCSSCALPNLPVPLRVVGWVALPVSAKKKLF, from the exons ATGCAGTGCAACCCTGGAGTCCATCCCCCAGTTCCCTCTTTCACAGGTGCCCCCATGGCAGGCTCGGAAGAGCTGGGGCTCCGGGAGGACACGCTGAGAGTCCTAGCGGCCTTCTTTAGGCGAGGTGAGGCCGCCGGGTCCCCCATTCCAACCCCACCCAG GAGTCCTGCCCAGGAGGAGCCAACAGATTTCCTGAGCCGTCTTCGAAGATGTCTTCCCTGCCCCCTGGGGCGAGGAGCAGTTCCTCCTGAGTCCCCTCGgccttgctccctgcccctccgccCATGCTATGTTTCAGAGCCTG GCCCAGCTACTCCGGATTTCTATGCTCTGGTGGCCCAGCGGCTAGAACAGCTGGTCCAAGAGCAACTGAGATCTCCACCTAGCCCAGGTGAGGTACACAGGGgccctggagaaggaggagggtggAAGGGTTGGCAGAGTTCTGCTCCCAGCCGAATTCTCTTCTGTCCCCCCAGAGTTACAGGGTCCCCCACCCACAGAGAAGGAAGCCCTGCTGCGGAAGCTGGTGGCCCTGCTGGAGGAAGAGGCAGACGTCATCAACCAGAAG cTGGCCTTGGACCCCGCCCTGCGCGGAAAGCTGGCCCGCCTCTCCGCGGGCTCCTTCGCCCGCCTAGTGGAGCTGTTCTCCTGCCGGGAGAGCAGCCCTCTGCCCGGTCGCGCACGCCCCTCCttgccctgccctgggccccctcCGCCTTCCCCGGAGCCCCTGGCCCGCCTGGCCCTGGCCATGGAGCTGAGCCGCCGCGTGGCCGGGCTGGGGGGCACCCTGGCCGGACTCAGCGTGGAGCACGTGCACAGCTTCGCGCCCTGGATCCAGGCCCACGGGGGCTGG GAGGGCATCCTGGCCATTTCACCCGTGGACTTGAACTTACCCCTGGACTGAGATCTTCCTCAGAAGCTGCTACCAGATTAGACCTCATGTCTCTATGCTCTTCCTGTGCTTTGCCAAACCTTCCTGTTCCACTCAGGGTTGTGGGGTGGGTTGCCCTGCCTGTTTCTGccaaaaagaaattgttttaa
- the IRF3 gene encoding interferon regulatory factor 3 isoform X2 — protein sequence MGTQKPRILPWLKLQLDLGRLEGVAWLDESRTRFRIPWKHGLRQDAQQEDFGIFQAWAEASGAYTPGKDKPDLPTWKRNFRSALNRKEVLRLAEDRSKDPHDPHKVYEFVNSGAGDFPELDTSPDTNSRCSPSDTQEDILEELLSDMALAPFPGGGPSSLPMVPEETPPFLLSPSVDIPAPCPNLQPPENPLRRLLVPEEEWEFELTAFYRGRQVFQQTALCPGGLRLVASDADQTLPGQPIILPDPGVSLTDRGVMGYVRRVLSCLGGGLALWRAGQRLCARRLGHCHTYWALGEELLPDSGHGPSGEVPKDEEGDVFDLKPFVAELIAFIEGSGHSPRYTLWFCVGEPWPQDQPWIKKLVMVKVVPTCLRALLDMARSGGASSLETTVDLHISNSYPLSLTSDQYKAYLQDLVEDMDF from the exons ATGGGTACCCAAAAGCCGCGGATCCTGCCCTGGCTGAAGTTGCAGCTGGACTTGGGGCGGCTGGAGGGGGTGGCCTGGCTGGACGAGAGTCGCACGCGCTTCCGCATCCCGTGGAAGCACGGCTTGCGCCAGGATGCCCAGCAGGAGGACTTCGGCATCTTCCAG GCCTGGGCCGAGGCCAGCGGCGCCTACACTCCTGGAAAGGATAAACCTGATCTGCCCACCTGGAAGAGGAATTTCCGATCGGCCCTGAACCGGAAGGAGGTGTTGCGTTTAGCCGAGGACCGGAGCAAGGACCCCCACGACCCCCACAAGGTCTATGAGTTTGTGAACTCAG GAGCTGGGGACTTTCCTGAGTTGGACACCTCTCCAGATACCAATAGCAGATGCAGTCCCTCTGACACCCAG gaAGACATACTGGAGGAGTTACTGAGTGACATGGCCTTGGCCCCATTCCCAGGTGGGGGGCCCTCGAGCCTGCCTATGGTCCCTGAGGAGACCCCTCCATTCTTGCTGAGCCCCAGCGTAGacatccctgccccctgcccaaaCCTGCAGCCCCCGGAAAACCCACTGAGGCGGCTGTTGGTGCCTGAGGAAG AGTGGGAGTTCGAGCTGACTGCCTTCTACCGGGGCCGCCAAGTCTTCCAGCAGACTGCCCTCTGCCCGGGGGGCCTGCGGCTGGTGGCGTCAGATGCAGACCAGACGCTGCCTGGACAGCCAATAATCCTGCCAGACCCCGGGGTGTCGCTGACGGACAGGGGCGTGATGGGCTACGTGAGGCGGGTGCTGAGCTGCCTCGGTGGGGGGCTAGCTCTGTGGAGGGCGGGACAGCGGCTCTGCGCCCGGAGGCTGGGGCACTGTCACACGTACTGGGCCTTGGGCGAGGAGCTCCTCCCTGACAGTGGCCATGGGCCCAGCGGCGAGGTCCCCAAGGATGAGGAAGGAGACGTGTTCGACCTGAAGCCCTTCGTGGCAG AACTGATTGCCTTCATTGAAGGAAGCGGACACTCACCACGCTACACCCTCTGGTTCTGCGTTGGGGAGCCATGGCCCCAGGACCAGCCGTGGATCAAGAAGCTCGTGATGGTCAAG GTTGTTCCCACTTGTCTCAGGGCCCTGCTGGACATGGCACGGTCAGGGGGCGCCTCCTCACTGGAGACCACCGTGGACCTGCACATCTCCAACAGCTACCCACTCTCCCTCACCTCGGACCAGTACAAGGCCTACCTCCAGGACCTGGTCGAAGACATGGATTTCTAG
- the IRF3 gene encoding interferon regulatory factor 3 isoform X1 yields the protein MGPQPTNCSLSAGRTMGTQKPRILPWLKLQLDLGRLEGVAWLDESRTRFRIPWKHGLRQDAQQEDFGIFQAWAEASGAYTPGKDKPDLPTWKRNFRSALNRKEVLRLAEDRSKDPHDPHKVYEFVNSGAGDFPELDTSPDTNSRCSPSDTQEDILEELLSDMALAPFPGGGPSSLPMVPEETPPFLLSPSVDIPAPCPNLQPPENPLRRLLVPEEEWEFELTAFYRGRQVFQQTALCPGGLRLVASDADQTLPGQPIILPDPGVSLTDRGVMGYVRRVLSCLGGGLALWRAGQRLCARRLGHCHTYWALGEELLPDSGHGPSGEVPKDEEGDVFDLKPFVAELIAFIEGSGHSPRYTLWFCVGEPWPQDQPWIKKLVMVKVVPTCLRALLDMARSGGASSLETTVDLHISNSYPLSLTSDQYKAYLQDLVEDMDF from the exons ATGGGCCCCCAGCCCACGAACTGCTCTCTAAGCGCAGGCCGAACCATGGGTACCCAAAAGCCGCGGATCCTGCCCTGGCTGAAGTTGCAGCTGGACTTGGGGCGGCTGGAGGGGGTGGCCTGGCTGGACGAGAGTCGCACGCGCTTCCGCATCCCGTGGAAGCACGGCTTGCGCCAGGATGCCCAGCAGGAGGACTTCGGCATCTTCCAG GCCTGGGCCGAGGCCAGCGGCGCCTACACTCCTGGAAAGGATAAACCTGATCTGCCCACCTGGAAGAGGAATTTCCGATCGGCCCTGAACCGGAAGGAGGTGTTGCGTTTAGCCGAGGACCGGAGCAAGGACCCCCACGACCCCCACAAGGTCTATGAGTTTGTGAACTCAG GAGCTGGGGACTTTCCTGAGTTGGACACCTCTCCAGATACCAATAGCAGATGCAGTCCCTCTGACACCCAG gaAGACATACTGGAGGAGTTACTGAGTGACATGGCCTTGGCCCCATTCCCAGGTGGGGGGCCCTCGAGCCTGCCTATGGTCCCTGAGGAGACCCCTCCATTCTTGCTGAGCCCCAGCGTAGacatccctgccccctgcccaaaCCTGCAGCCCCCGGAAAACCCACTGAGGCGGCTGTTGGTGCCTGAGGAAG AGTGGGAGTTCGAGCTGACTGCCTTCTACCGGGGCCGCCAAGTCTTCCAGCAGACTGCCCTCTGCCCGGGGGGCCTGCGGCTGGTGGCGTCAGATGCAGACCAGACGCTGCCTGGACAGCCAATAATCCTGCCAGACCCCGGGGTGTCGCTGACGGACAGGGGCGTGATGGGCTACGTGAGGCGGGTGCTGAGCTGCCTCGGTGGGGGGCTAGCTCTGTGGAGGGCGGGACAGCGGCTCTGCGCCCGGAGGCTGGGGCACTGTCACACGTACTGGGCCTTGGGCGAGGAGCTCCTCCCTGACAGTGGCCATGGGCCCAGCGGCGAGGTCCCCAAGGATGAGGAAGGAGACGTGTTCGACCTGAAGCCCTTCGTGGCAG AACTGATTGCCTTCATTGAAGGAAGCGGACACTCACCACGCTACACCCTCTGGTTCTGCGTTGGGGAGCCATGGCCCCAGGACCAGCCGTGGATCAAGAAGCTCGTGATGGTCAAG GTTGTTCCCACTTGTCTCAGGGCCCTGCTGGACATGGCACGGTCAGGGGGCGCCTCCTCACTGGAGACCACCGTGGACCTGCACATCTCCAACAGCTACCCACTCTCCCTCACCTCGGACCAGTACAAGGCCTACCTCCAGGACCTGGTCGAAGACATGGATTTCTAG
- the IRF3 gene encoding interferon regulatory factor 3 isoform X3 has product MALAPFPGGGPSSLPMVPEETPPFLLSPSVDIPAPCPNLQPPENPLRRLLVPEEEWEFELTAFYRGRQVFQQTALCPGGLRLVASDADQTLPGQPIILPDPGVSLTDRGVMGYVRRVLSCLGGGLALWRAGQRLCARRLGHCHTYWALGEELLPDSGHGPSGEVPKDEEGDVFDLKPFVAELIAFIEGSGHSPRYTLWFCVGEPWPQDQPWIKKLVMVKVVPTCLRALLDMARSGGASSLETTVDLHISNSYPLSLTSDQYKAYLQDLVEDMDF; this is encoded by the exons ATGGCCTTGGCCCCATTCCCAGGTGGGGGGCCCTCGAGCCTGCCTATGGTCCCTGAGGAGACCCCTCCATTCTTGCTGAGCCCCAGCGTAGacatccctgccccctgcccaaaCCTGCAGCCCCCGGAAAACCCACTGAGGCGGCTGTTGGTGCCTGAGGAAG AGTGGGAGTTCGAGCTGACTGCCTTCTACCGGGGCCGCCAAGTCTTCCAGCAGACTGCCCTCTGCCCGGGGGGCCTGCGGCTGGTGGCGTCAGATGCAGACCAGACGCTGCCTGGACAGCCAATAATCCTGCCAGACCCCGGGGTGTCGCTGACGGACAGGGGCGTGATGGGCTACGTGAGGCGGGTGCTGAGCTGCCTCGGTGGGGGGCTAGCTCTGTGGAGGGCGGGACAGCGGCTCTGCGCCCGGAGGCTGGGGCACTGTCACACGTACTGGGCCTTGGGCGAGGAGCTCCTCCCTGACAGTGGCCATGGGCCCAGCGGCGAGGTCCCCAAGGATGAGGAAGGAGACGTGTTCGACCTGAAGCCCTTCGTGGCAG AACTGATTGCCTTCATTGAAGGAAGCGGACACTCACCACGCTACACCCTCTGGTTCTGCGTTGGGGAGCCATGGCCCCAGGACCAGCCGTGGATCAAGAAGCTCGTGATGGTCAAG GTTGTTCCCACTTGTCTCAGGGCCCTGCTGGACATGGCACGGTCAGGGGGCGCCTCCTCACTGGAGACCACCGTGGACCTGCACATCTCCAACAGCTACCCACTCTCCCTCACCTCGGACCAGTACAAGGCCTACCTCCAGGACCTGGTCGAAGACATGGATTTCTAG
- the BCL2L12 gene encoding bcl-2-like protein 12 isoform X2: MAGSEELGLREDTLRVLAAFFRRGEAAGSPIPTPPRSPAQEEPTDFLSRLRRCLPCPLGRGAVPPESPRPCSLPLRPCYVSEPGPATPDFYALVAQRLEQLVQEQLRSPPSPGEVHRGPGEGGGWKGWQSSAPSRILFCPPRVTGSPTHREGSPAAEAGGPAGGRGRRHQPEAGLGPRPARKAGPPLRGLLRPPSGAVLLPGEQPSARSRTPLLALPWAPSAFPGAPGPPGPGHGAEPPRGRAGGHPGRTQRGARAQLRALDPGPRGLGGHPGHFTRGLELTPGLRSSSEAATRLDLMSLCSSCALPNLPVPLRVVGWVALPVSAKKKLF, translated from the exons ATGGCAGGCTCGGAAGAGCTGGGGCTCCGGGAGGACACGCTGAGAGTCCTAGCGGCCTTCTTTAGGCGAGGTGAGGCCGCCGGGTCCCCCATTCCAACCCCACCCAG GAGTCCTGCCCAGGAGGAGCCAACAGATTTCCTGAGCCGTCTTCGAAGATGTCTTCCCTGCCCCCTGGGGCGAGGAGCAGTTCCTCCTGAGTCCCCTCGgccttgctccctgcccctccgccCATGCTATGTTTCAGAGCCTG GCCCAGCTACTCCGGATTTCTATGCTCTGGTGGCCCAGCGGCTAGAACAGCTGGTCCAAGAGCAACTGAGATCTCCACCTAGCCCAGGTGAGGTACACAGGGgccctggagaaggaggagggtggAAGGGTTGGCAGAGTTCTGCTCCCAGCCGAATTCTCTTCTGTCCCCCCAGAGTTACAGGGTCCCCCACCCACAGAGAAGGAAGCCCTGCTGCGGAAGCTGGTGGCCCTGCTGGAGGAAGAGGCAGACGTCATCAACCAGAAG cTGGCCTTGGACCCCGCCCTGCGCGGAAAGCTGGCCCGCCTCTCCGCGGGCTCCTTCGCCCGCCTAGTGGAGCTGTTCTCCTGCCGGGAGAGCAGCCCTCTGCCCGGTCGCGCACGCCCCTCCttgccctgccctgggccccctcCGCCTTCCCCGGAGCCCCTGGCCCGCCTGGCCCTGGCCATGGAGCTGAGCCGCCGCGTGGCCGGGCTGGGGGGCACCCTGGCCGGACTCAGCGTGGAGCACGTGCACAGCTTCGCGCCCTGGATCCAGGCCCACGGGGGCTGG GAGGGCATCCTGGCCATTTCACCCGTGGACTTGAACTTACCCCTGGACTGAGATCTTCCTCAGAAGCTGCTACCAGATTAGACCTCATGTCTCTATGCTCTTCCTGTGCTTTGCCAAACCTTCCTGTTCCACTCAGGGTTGTGGGGTGGGTTGCCCTGCCTGTTTCTGccaaaaagaaattgttttaa
- the BCL2L12 gene encoding bcl-2-like protein 12 isoform X4 translates to MAGSEELGLREDTLRVLAAFFRRGEAAGSPIPTPPRSPAQEEPTDFLSRLRRCLPCPLGRGAVPPESPRPCSLPLRPCYVSEPGPATPDFYALVAQRLEQLVQEQLRSPPSPELQGPPPTEKEALLRKLVALLEEEADVINQKEGILAISPVDLNLPLD, encoded by the exons ATGGCAGGCTCGGAAGAGCTGGGGCTCCGGGAGGACACGCTGAGAGTCCTAGCGGCCTTCTTTAGGCGAGGTGAGGCCGCCGGGTCCCCCATTCCAACCCCACCCAG GAGTCCTGCCCAGGAGGAGCCAACAGATTTCCTGAGCCGTCTTCGAAGATGTCTTCCCTGCCCCCTGGGGCGAGGAGCAGTTCCTCCTGAGTCCCCTCGgccttgctccctgcccctccgccCATGCTATGTTTCAGAGCCTG GCCCAGCTACTCCGGATTTCTATGCTCTGGTGGCCCAGCGGCTAGAACAGCTGGTCCAAGAGCAACTGAGATCTCCACCTAGCCCAG AGTTACAGGGTCCCCCACCCACAGAGAAGGAAGCCCTGCTGCGGAAGCTGGTGGCCCTGCTGGAGGAAGAGGCAGACGTCATCAACCAGAAG GAGGGCATCCTGGCCATTTCACCCGTGGACTTGAACTTACCCCTGGACTGA